The Primulina eburnea isolate SZY01 chromosome 8, ASM2296580v1, whole genome shotgun sequence genome contains a region encoding:
- the LOC140839386 gene encoding LOW QUALITY PROTEIN: uncharacterized protein (The sequence of the model RefSeq protein was modified relative to this genomic sequence to represent the inferred CDS: inserted 1 base in 1 codon) gives MGELGVVSKDGVVFKEEERLVWSLGTPPPPPPDPASFSEDCLSAAEEAAAEVVNCIHPTLDSDENRRDVIDHLQRLIKTQLNCEVFPYGSVPLKTYLPDGDIDLTVLKGPNVEESLAHDVFTILKKEEQKEDTDYQVMDTQFIDAEVKLVKCLVRNIVIDISFNQLGGLSTLCFLEQVDRLVGKNHLFKRSIILIKAWCFYESRILGAMHGLVSTYALETLILYIFHLFHSSLSGPLMALYRFLDYYSQFDWDNYCISLKGPVRKSSLPNIVVKLPKSGWNDLLLGEEFMENCVEMFSVPHRGSETNQKAFQTKHLNIIDPLKENNNLGRSVHRGNFHRIRSAFRYGARKLGKVLLQPRDKVAEEINXFFANILVRHGNLSRNCLEHFALEFGDEVSSTIALSSVGELFAEDGKLLKSSVSDFNEDSVAIEEKYILKNNLDRCLAREVPAEMTSQVLRSPAKNESFEAGNFRPSDLVNAHVFDGNSWLKNRDKYAEINNMYQLCGNKLESLCINGSGSSIHKPGILENLCDDVREVGSSDIGGVSETIDSLADLCGDYDSHIRSLLHGQLCHGFASSESMVSNPPLAPFLIRSKKRLDIVHQSMPLRRTFSQTTTSSEGKANKGFYRKRSSQKRDMNKKQDNQNQFLNNHHSNCLYPAVSRSKSFGSDSHDVLPAQSRSEGQLESDVEGLSPCSVIDGKQTNSNSSPCRIEFGSIGNLAEELLSRFTNVSGSTPSR, from the exons ATGGGTGAACTTGGGGTGGTGAGTAAAGACGGCGTTGTCTTCAAGGAAGAAGAGCGCTTGGTCTGGAGTTTGGGgactcctcctcctcctccacctgaTCCGGCGTCGTTTAGTGAGGATTGTTTATCTGCGGCAGAGGAAGCGGCGGCGGAAGTGGTGAATTGCATTCATCCCACTTTAGACTCCGACGAAAACCGAAGAGACGTCATTGATCATCTTCAGAGACTCATCAAGACTCAACTTAATTGTGAG GTTTTTCCTTATGGATCTGTGCCACTCAAGACATATCTACCTGATGGAGATATTGATTTAACTGTCCTTAAAGGTcctaatgttgaagaatcgttGGCTCACgatgtttttactattttaaaAAAGGAAGAGCAGAAAGAAGATACTGACTACCAAGTTATGGATACTCAATTTATTGACGCTGAG GTTAAACTTGTGAAATGTCTTGTACGGAACATAGTGATAGATATATCTTTCAATCAGCTAGGTGGACTTTCTACTCTTTGTTTCTTAGAGCAG GTTGATCGTCTGGTTGGGAAAAATCATCTATTTAAACGTAGCATAATCCTCATTAAAGCCTGGTGTTTTTACGAGAGCCGTATCCTTGGTGCAATGCATGGTTTAGTTTCTACATATGCTCTGGAAACACTTATTCTGTACATATTTCATCTTTTCCATTCCTCCTTAAGTGGACCTTTAATG GCACTCTACAGATTTCTGGATTACTATAGTCAATTCGATTGGGATAACTATTGTATCAGTTTGAAAGGGCCAGTTCGTAAATCATCCCTGCCTAATATAGTGG TGAAGTTGCCAAAGAGTGGATGGAATGATCTATTACTTGGTGAAGAATTCATGGAGAACTGCGTGGAAATGTTTTCAGTTCCACATAGGGGGTCTGAAACAAACCAAAAGGCATTTCAAACAAAACACCTCAATATCATCGATCCACTAAAGGAAAATAACAACCTTGGGCGCAGTGTACACAGAG GTAATTTCCACCGTATCCGGAGTGCCTTCAGGTATGGGGCTCGCAAGTTAGGTAAAGTTCTGTTACAACCGAGAGATAAAGTCGCTGAAGAGATCA AATTTTTTGCCAATATTCTTGTAAGGCATGGAAATCTCTCCAGAAATTGCCTAGAACATTTCGCTCTAGAATTTGGTGATGAAGTGTCTTCGACTATAGCTTTGTCATCTGTCGGTGAATTATTTGCTGAGGATGGCAAACTTCTAAAATCTTCTGTCAGTGATTTTAATGAAGATAGTGTTGCGATTGAAgagaaatatattttaaagaataacCTCGATAGATGTTTGGCAAGAGAAGTTCCTGCGGAGATGACATCACAAGTCTTAAGATCACCTGCCAAAAATGAAAGCTTTGAGGCAGGGAATTTTCGACCAAGTGACTTGGTAAATGCTCATGTGTTTGATGGCAATTCATGGTTGAAGAACCGGGATAAATATGCTGAAATAAATAATATGTATCAATTGTGTGGGAACAAATTGGAGTCTCTTTGTATAAATGGTTCGGGTTCCTCCATTCACAAGCCAGGTATTTTGGAAAATCTATGTGACGATGTTAGAGAAGTGGGCTCAAGTGACATAGGAGGAGTATCAGAAACTATTGATTCTTTGGCTGACCTCTGTGGAGATTATGATAGTCATATCAGGAGTTTGCTTCATGGCCAACTTTGCCATGGGTTTGCTTCATCTGAATCTATGGTGTCCAATCCTCCATTAGCACCTTTTCTGATTCGAAGCAAAAAGCGACTTGATATAGTTCACCAGTCAATGCCTCTCAGGAGAACCTTCTCTCAAACAACTACCAGTTCTGAAGGGAAAGCCAAT AAAGGTTTTTACAGGAAGAGATCGTCACAAAAGAGGGACATGAATAAGAAGCAGGACAATCAGAATCAGTTTCTGAATAATCACCATAGTAACTGCTTATACCCAGCTGTCAGCAGGTCAAAATCTTTTGGAAGCGATTCACATGATGTTCTGCCTGCTCAAAGCAGATCTGAAGGTCAGCTGGAATCAGATGTAGAGGGTCTATCTCCTTGTTCTGTTATTGATGGGAAACAAACCAATTCTAACTCAAGTCCGTGTAGAATTGAATTTGGATCAATTGGTAATCTGGCAGAAGAGTTGCTTTCACGCTTTACTAATGTTAGTGGCTCGACTCCAAGCAGGTGA